A DNA window from Hordeum vulgare subsp. vulgare chromosome 1H, MorexV3_pseudomolecules_assembly, whole genome shotgun sequence contains the following coding sequences:
- the LOC123417091 gene encoding uncharacterized protein LOC123417091 isoform X1: MAKLTMPVFVAVLVMALLITASSSGEVSTPERDRDASKVTKGHTSVYHLQMQSHTHSRRRALTDVQDYDYGGANSKHDPHRKPGNGGH, translated from the exons ATGGCTAAACTGACAATGCCCGTCTTCGTTGCTGTCTTGGTGATGGCCCTGTTGATCACCGCGTCATCTTCAG GAGAAGTTTCAACGCCAGAACGTGATAGGGATGCCTCCAAAGTGACAAAG GGTCACACTTCTGTGTACCATCTCCAGATGCAGAGTCACACACACAGCAGGAGGAGGGCTCTGACGGATGTTCAGGACTACGACTACGGAGGCGCCAACTCCAAACACGACCCGCACAGGAAGCCAGGGAATGGAGGACACTAG
- the LOC123417091 gene encoding uncharacterized protein LOC123417091 isoform X3, with protein sequence MAKLTMPVFVAVLVMALLITASSSGEVSTPERDRDASKVTKMQSHTHSRRRALTDVQDYDYGGANSKHDPHRKPGNGGH encoded by the exons ATGGCTAAACTGACAATGCCCGTCTTCGTTGCTGTCTTGGTGATGGCCCTGTTGATCACCGCGTCATCTTCAG GAGAAGTTTCAACGCCAGAACGTGATAGGGATGCCTCCAAAGTGACAAAG ATGCAGAGTCACACACACAGCAGGAGGAGGGCTCTGACGGATGTTCAGGACTACGACTACGGAGGCGCCAACTCCAAACACGACCCGCACAGGAAGCCAGGGAATGGAGGACACTAG
- the LOC123417091 gene encoding uncharacterized protein LOC123417091 isoform X2, producing the protein MAKLTMPVFVAVLVMALLITASSSVSTPERDRDASKVTKGHTSVYHLQMQSHTHSRRRALTDVQDYDYGGANSKHDPHRKPGNGGH; encoded by the exons ATGGCTAAACTGACAATGCCCGTCTTCGTTGCTGTCTTGGTGATGGCCCTGTTGATCACCGCGTCATCTTCAG TTTCAACGCCAGAACGTGATAGGGATGCCTCCAAAGTGACAAAG GGTCACACTTCTGTGTACCATCTCCAGATGCAGAGTCACACACACAGCAGGAGGAGGGCTCTGACGGATGTTCAGGACTACGACTACGGAGGCGCCAACTCCAAACACGACCCGCACAGGAAGCCAGGGAATGGAGGACACTAG